CGGGGCGGCGGGCGTACGAGGCCGGCCACATTCCCGGTGCGTTCTTCGCCGATCTGGAGCACGACCTCGCCGGCGAAAAGACCGGAACGAACGGCCGCCACCCGCTTCCCGATCCCGAGCGCTTCGCGGAGTCTCTCCGCTCGCTCGGCGCGCGAGACGAGACGCAGCTCGTCGCCTATGACGAAGGCGCCGACATGTACGCCGCGCGCTTGTGGTTTCTCTGCCGCTGGATCGGCCACGATGCCGTCGCGGTTCTCGACGGCGGCATCGCGGGCTGGCGCGCGCTCGGCCTCCCGATCTCGACGCAGGCTCCACGCACACGCGCCCGCGGAACGCTTCGCGTCGTACTGCGACCCGAGCTGATCGTCGATACGCGCGCCGTGTTCGCGAACCTGCGCGAGCCGGGGATGCACGTGCTCGACGCGCGCGCTGCCGAGCGCTTTCGCGGGGACGTCGAGCCGCTCGATCGGGTAGCCGGGCATATTCCGGGAGCGCGCAATCGCTGGTTCAAGGCAAACTTCGACGAGCGCGGCCGCTTCAAGACGCCGAAACGGCTACGCGACGAGTTCGCCCCCTACGGTCCGCCCCACGAGATCGTGCACCAGTGTGGATCGGGCGTCTCTTCCGCGGTCAACGCGCTCGCGATGGAGCTCGCCGGATTGCACGACTGGCGGCTCTATCCCGGTTCGTGGAGCGAATGGTCTTCCGACCCGGAGCGCCCGATCGAAACGGGCGACGAACGCTAGTCGCTCCTCACGTTCGCTTCGGCGGCATGGGAACGGCAAATGGTTTCGCGACGGCGCCGGCCGGCGAGTTGCTCAGGCGTGCGAGGTCTTCTTCGGAAGGCTCTTGCGCAAAATCGCGACACGCATCGACGATGCAATAAAAGCCAAACGGCTCATTCCCGCGATTGACGAGCTGATGGATCTCGAGCGGTGCGACATACACGACGTCGTTTGCGCCGACGGGCGAGACGGAGTCGCCGACGATCGCGTATCCTTCGCCGCGGCGAATCACGACGTAGTGCTCGTGCTCGTGCTTCTCTAGGCGCGAGACGGCGCCCGGTTGCAGCTCGAAGTAACGCAGCTCCATGCGCGGGCCGGGTTGCGACGGATCGCCCTTGCGGCCGCCGAGGATCGTATGGCGCTCGACGCCCACGGCCGCCCCGGGCCGATAGCCCTCGACCTCGACGCCGTCCCAGCCGTCATGCGTTGCGTGGACGACGCGCCGTTGACGCAACTCTTCCATAGCCCCCTTAGGATAGCACACCGCCAGGGAGCGTCACCG
Above is a genomic segment from Candidatus Dormiibacterota bacterium containing:
- a CDS encoding sulfurtransferase; this encodes MAATTIVSPETLRERLDDPQWIVVDCRFNLQDIAAGRRAYEAGHIPGAFFADLEHDLAGEKTGTNGRHPLPDPERFAESLRSLGARDETQLVAYDEGADMYAARLWFLCRWIGHDAVAVLDGGIAGWRALGLPISTQAPRTRARGTLRVVLRPELIVDTRAVFANLREPGMHVLDARAAERFRGDVEPLDRVAGHIPGARNRWFKANFDERGRFKTPKRLRDEFAPYGPPHEIVHQCGSGVSSAVNALAMELAGLHDWRLYPGSWSEWSSDPERPIETGDER
- a CDS encoding cupin domain-containing protein, producing the protein MEELRQRRVVHATHDGWDGVEVEGYRPGAAVGVERHTILGGRKGDPSQPGPRMELRYFELQPGAVSRLEKHEHEHYVVIRRGEGYAIVGDSVSPVGANDVVYVAPLEIHQLVNRGNEPFGFYCIVDACRDFAQEPSEEDLARLSNSPAGAVAKPFAVPMPPKRT